In Strix uralensis isolate ZFMK-TIS-50842 chromosome 10, bStrUra1, whole genome shotgun sequence, a single window of DNA contains:
- the LOC141947887 gene encoding heat shock transcription factor, X-linked-like, which yields MASEGSFGPAGTEKMEREFSSLSFPQKLWRIVESDKFQSIWWSESRKCVAINAELFEEEVLSREGPLCVFGTQKMKSFLRQLNNYGFTKMRRDRQRSAYLPEFLAEEAAASAHHQILHYYNPSFNREHPHLLAQCKRIVGRKRRAPKAPEVDKRHPASSPDGQSAGDTPASPPVLTIPTKRRAESPPSLGSAHPSPQAAALTPPEPAGAIGNVGFTLGQILGGLQDAAATSSLIAALMLGIATGLAEPLQSQSPAIPHCPTCTCSLLPLWPSLAHPRESVESWQQGI from the exons ATGGCCAGCGAGGGAAGCTTCGGTCCAGCTGggacagaaaaaatggaaagagaatttTCATCCCTCAGCTTTCCACAGAAGCTTTGGAGAATAGTGGAAAGCGACAAGTTTCAGTCCATTTGGTGGAGCGAGAGCAGAAAATGCGTGGCCATCAATGCGGAGCTCTTCGAAGAGGAGGTGCTGAGCAGGGAAGGACCTCTGTGTGTTTTTGGCACACAGAAGATGAAGAGTTTCCTGCGGCAGCTGAACAACTATGGATTCACCAAAATGCGGCGGGATCGCCAAAGATCTGCCTACCTGCCTGAGTTCCTGGCAGAAGAAGCAGCGGCTTCTGCTCACCACCAG ATACTCCACTACTATAACCCCAGCTTTAACAGAGAGCATCCCCACCTGCTGGCACAGTGCAAGAGGATAGTTGGCCGCAAACGGAGAGCCCCGAAGGCACCGGAGGTGGACAAAAGGCACCCGGCCAGCAGCCCAGATGGTCAGTCTGCAGGGGACACGCCAGCATCTCCACCCGTGCTGACCATACCCACCAAGCGACGGGCTGAATCACCTCCCAGCCTCGGCAGTGCCCATCCATCTCCACAGGCAGCTGCTCTCACACCTCCAGAGCCTGCCGGAGCAATAGGCAACGTGGGGTTCACCCTCGGCCAAATCCTGGGTGGCCTCCAGGATGCTGCTGCCACTTCTTCACTGATTGCAGCGCTCATGCTGGGAATAGCCACAGGTCTGGCGGAGCCACTCCAGAGCCAAAGCCCAGCAATCCCCCACTGCCCCACCTGCACCTGCAGCCTGCTGCCATTGTGGCCCAGCCTGGCACATCCTAGAGAGAGCGTGgagagctggcagcagggcaTTTAG
- the HYAL1 gene encoding hyaluronidase-1 isoform X1: MLTPAWAGDKSVEVCPGLSLSWLPPGSSGTYSAPASTMASGWSCWILLLLLPGLASAGGPGPVLINRPFITVWNIPTERCAKKYNVTLNLEIFDVLANNQQSFIGQDITLFYSEKLGLLPYYTSEGVPVNGGLPQNASLQAHLQQATRDIKVTLPSPAYGGLAVIDWEKWRPLWIRNWASMDIYRQKSEELVRQQHPQWPPERVNQTAKQQFEQSARNFMQQTLQLGETLRPDGYWGFYGFPNCYNNNFNSLPYTGTCPAVEQQRNKELGWLWESSRALYPSIYLPPSFNGTKKALAYVRHRVAEAFAVQRGVLSSGIPVLPYSQIAFDCTVDFLSQEDLMNTIGESAAQGAAGIILWGSLNYSTSKEMCLRLKDYVEGPLGHYIVNVTASADLCSQSLCSGRGRCVRQENKQGFLHLDPFRFAIDLQAGKPWLVAQSLESSDDVTRLAKEFRCQCYDKWQGPHCDTQGFTE, encoded by the exons ATGCTGACCCCAGCTTGGGCTGGGGATAAAAGCGTCGAGGTCTGCCCAGGTCTCAGTCTGTCTTGGCTccccccaggcagctctgggaccTATTCTGCACCCGCCAGCACCATGGCATCAGGGTGGTCCTGCTGgatcctcctgctgctcctgcctggcctgGCCAGTGCTGGGGGGCCCGGCCCCGTCCTCATCAACCGCCCCTTCATCACCGTCTGGAACATCCCCACCGAGCGCTGCGCCAAGAAGTACAATGTCACCCTCAACCTGGAGATCTTCGATGTGTTGGCCAACAACCAGCAGTCCTTTATTGGGCAGGACATCACGCTCTTCTACAGCGAGAAGCTGGGGCTCCTCCCCTACTACACATCTGAGGGGGTGCCAGTGAACGGGGGGCTCCCCCAAAATGCCAGCCTGCAGGCCCACCTCCAGCAGGCCACCCGGGACATCAAGGTcaccctgcccagccctgcctatGGCGGGCTGGCTGTCATTGACTGGGAGAAGTGGCGCCCGCTGTGGATCCGCAACTGGGCCTCCATGGACATCTACCGGCAGAAGTCGGAGGAGCTGGTGCGGCAGCAGCACCCACAGTGGCCCCCCGAGCGGGTGAACCAGACGGCCAAGCAGCAGTTTGAGCAGAGCGCCCGCAACTTCATGCAGCAGACCCTGCAGCTGGGCGAGACCCTCCGTCCTGACGGCTACTGGGGTTTCTATGGCTTCCCCAACTGCTACAACAACAACTTTAACAGCCTGCCCTACACCGGGACGTGCCCGGCGGTGGAGCAGCAGAGGAACAAGGAGCTGGGGTGGCTCTGGGAGAGCAGCCGGGCGCTCTATCCCAGCATCTACCTGCCTCCCTCCTTCAACGGCACCAAAAAGGCACTCGCCTATGTCCGACACCGTGTGGCTGAGGCTTTTGCTGTCCAGCGTGGCGTCCTCAGCAGCGGCATCCCCGTCCTGCCCTACTCCCAGATTGCCTTTGACTGCACCGTTGACTTCCTCTCCCAG GAGGACCTGATGAACACTATCGGAGAGAGCGCGGCTCAGGGCGCTGCCGGCATCATCCTCTGGGGCAGCCTCAACTACAGCACTTCCAAG GAGATGTGCCTGAGGCTGAAGGACTACGTGGAGGGGCCCCTGGGCCACTACATCGTCAACGTGACAGCCAGCGCCGATCTGTGCAGCCAGAGCCTGTGCTCTGGCCGGGGCCGCTGCGTGCGCCAGGAGAACAAGCAGGGCTTCCTCCACCTCGACCCCTTCCGCTTCGCCATCGACCTGCAAGCTGGCAAGCCCTGGCTGGTGGCCCAGAGCCTGGAGTCCAGTGACGATGTCACCCGGCTGGCCAAGGAGTTCAGATGTCAGTGCTACGACAAGTGGCAGGGACCCCACTGTGACACCCAGGGCTTCACTGAGTGA
- the HYAL1 gene encoding hyaluronidase-1 isoform X2, with amino-acid sequence MASGWSCWILLLLLPGLASAGGPGPVLINRPFITVWNIPTERCAKKYNVTLNLEIFDVLANNQQSFIGQDITLFYSEKLGLLPYYTSEGVPVNGGLPQNASLQAHLQQATRDIKVTLPSPAYGGLAVIDWEKWRPLWIRNWASMDIYRQKSEELVRQQHPQWPPERVNQTAKQQFEQSARNFMQQTLQLGETLRPDGYWGFYGFPNCYNNNFNSLPYTGTCPAVEQQRNKELGWLWESSRALYPSIYLPPSFNGTKKALAYVRHRVAEAFAVQRGVLSSGIPVLPYSQIAFDCTVDFLSQEDLMNTIGESAAQGAAGIILWGSLNYSTSKEMCLRLKDYVEGPLGHYIVNVTASADLCSQSLCSGRGRCVRQENKQGFLHLDPFRFAIDLQAGKPWLVAQSLESSDDVTRLAKEFRCQCYDKWQGPHCDTQGFTE; translated from the exons ATGGCATCAGGGTGGTCCTGCTGgatcctcctgctgctcctgcctggcctgGCCAGTGCTGGGGGGCCCGGCCCCGTCCTCATCAACCGCCCCTTCATCACCGTCTGGAACATCCCCACCGAGCGCTGCGCCAAGAAGTACAATGTCACCCTCAACCTGGAGATCTTCGATGTGTTGGCCAACAACCAGCAGTCCTTTATTGGGCAGGACATCACGCTCTTCTACAGCGAGAAGCTGGGGCTCCTCCCCTACTACACATCTGAGGGGGTGCCAGTGAACGGGGGGCTCCCCCAAAATGCCAGCCTGCAGGCCCACCTCCAGCAGGCCACCCGGGACATCAAGGTcaccctgcccagccctgcctatGGCGGGCTGGCTGTCATTGACTGGGAGAAGTGGCGCCCGCTGTGGATCCGCAACTGGGCCTCCATGGACATCTACCGGCAGAAGTCGGAGGAGCTGGTGCGGCAGCAGCACCCACAGTGGCCCCCCGAGCGGGTGAACCAGACGGCCAAGCAGCAGTTTGAGCAGAGCGCCCGCAACTTCATGCAGCAGACCCTGCAGCTGGGCGAGACCCTCCGTCCTGACGGCTACTGGGGTTTCTATGGCTTCCCCAACTGCTACAACAACAACTTTAACAGCCTGCCCTACACCGGGACGTGCCCGGCGGTGGAGCAGCAGAGGAACAAGGAGCTGGGGTGGCTCTGGGAGAGCAGCCGGGCGCTCTATCCCAGCATCTACCTGCCTCCCTCCTTCAACGGCACCAAAAAGGCACTCGCCTATGTCCGACACCGTGTGGCTGAGGCTTTTGCTGTCCAGCGTGGCGTCCTCAGCAGCGGCATCCCCGTCCTGCCCTACTCCCAGATTGCCTTTGACTGCACCGTTGACTTCCTCTCCCAG GAGGACCTGATGAACACTATCGGAGAGAGCGCGGCTCAGGGCGCTGCCGGCATCATCCTCTGGGGCAGCCTCAACTACAGCACTTCCAAG GAGATGTGCCTGAGGCTGAAGGACTACGTGGAGGGGCCCCTGGGCCACTACATCGTCAACGTGACAGCCAGCGCCGATCTGTGCAGCCAGAGCCTGTGCTCTGGCCGGGGCCGCTGCGTGCGCCAGGAGAACAAGCAGGGCTTCCTCCACCTCGACCCCTTCCGCTTCGCCATCGACCTGCAAGCTGGCAAGCCCTGGCTGGTGGCCCAGAGCCTGGAGTCCAGTGACGATGTCACCCGGCTGGCCAAGGAGTTCAGATGTCAGTGCTACGACAAGTGGCAGGGACCCCACTGTGACACCCAGGGCTTCACTGAGTGA
- the HYAL2 gene encoding hyaluronidase-2, translating into MRGGCAAAVAVPWLALLALARQPPEKPSAAPLLTRRPFLVAWNVPTQDCKPRFRVSLDFSLFDLHASPNEGFVGQNLTIFYKERLGLYPYYTSQRVAINGGVPQNSSLSEHLARLQEGISKYIRSPAKEGLAVIDWEEWRPIWARNWKPKDIYREVSQQLVYQRQPTWSPEEVNKQAVFEFESAARQFMVSTLRMAKSFRPKQLWGFYLFPDCYNHDYSKNKESYTGQCPDVEKTRNDQLAWLWRESMALYPSIYLDVLLASTPNSRKFVRARVMEAMRISQQHHDGYSLPVFVYTRPTYIRKLDVLSQPDLISTIGESAALGAAGAIFWGDADYTKNRDSCQILKNYLEGDLGRYIVNVTTAAQLCSTVLCQGRGRCLRQDSNADVFLHLNSTSFQLRHRDGDHPQRPLFWAEGQLSSADTLFLRTHFRCHCYQGWQGSSCHVPAGPRSHAPDPLAPLGLGLLLLLASWG; encoded by the exons AtgcgcgggggctgcgcggcggcggtGGCTGTGCCCTGGCTGGCCCTGCTGGCCCTGGCCCGGCAGCCCCCCGAGAAGCCGTCGGCTGCCCCCCTGCTCACCCGCCGGCCTTTCCTGGTGGCCTGGAACGTGCCCACCCAGGACTGCAAGCCCCGCTTCCGTGTGTCCCTCGACTTCAGCCTCTTTGATCTGCACGCCTCCCCCAACGAGGGCTTCGTGGGGCAGAACCTCACCATCTTCTACAAGGAGCGCCTGGGGCTCTACCCCTACTACACCAGCCAGCGTGTGGCCATCAATGGTGGTGTTCCCCAAAACAGCAGCCTGTCCGAGCACCTCGCCCGCCTCCAGGAGGGCATCAGCAAGTACATCCGCTCGCCCGCCAAGGAGGGGCTGGCCGTCATCGACTGGGAGGAGTGGCGGCCCATCTGGGCTCGCAACTGGAAGCCCAAGGACATCTACCGGGAGGTGTCACAGCAGCTGGTGTACCAGCGGCAGCCCACCTGGTCCCCCGAGGAGGTGAACAAGCAGGCCGTGTTCGAGTTTGAGTCGGCCGCCCGGCAGTTCATGGTGAGCACCCTGCGCATGGCCAAGAGCTTCCGACCCAAGCAGCTCTGGGGGTTCTACCTCTTCCCCGACTGCTACAACCATGACTACAGCAAGAACAAGGAGAGCTACACGGGGCAGTGCCCGGATGTGGAGAAGACACGCAACGACCAGCTGGCGTGGCTCTGGAGGGAGAGCATGGCCCTCTACCCCTCCATCTACCTCGACGTCCTCCTGGCTTCCACCCCCAACAGCCGCAAGTTCGTGCGGGCGCGGGTGATGGAGGCCATGCGCATCTCGCAGCAGCACCACGATGGCTATTCCCTGCCTGTCTTTGTCTACACCCGGCCCACATACATCCGCAAGCTGGACGTGCTCAGCCAG CCGGACCTGATCTCCACCATCGGAGAGAGTGCGGCGCTGGGTGCAGCCGGGGCCATTTTCTGGGGTGATGCAGACTACACCAAAAACCGG GATTCGTGCCAGATCCTCAAGAACTACCTGGAGGGGGACCTGGGCCGCTACATCGTGAACGTCACAACAGCAGCGCAGCTCTGCAGCACGGTGTTGTGCCAGGGCCGGGGCCGCTGCCTGCGCCAGGACAGCAACGCCGACGTCTTCCTCCACCTCAACTCCACCAGCTTCCAGCTGCGGCACCGGGATGGGGACCACCCCCAGCGCCCCCTCTTCTGGGCTGAGGGCCAGCTGTCCTCTGCTGACACCCTCTTCCTACGGACCCACTTCCGCTGCCACTGCTatcagggctggcagggcagcagctgccacgTGCCCGCTGGCCCCCGCAGTCATGCCCCTGACCCCCTGGCACCGCTGGGACTTgggctgctgttgctgcttgcAAGCTGGGGCTAA
- the TUSC2 gene encoding tumor suppressor candidate 2 isoform X2 translates to MGASGSKSRGLWPFASPAAGGGGAEGPGGQQALARARAARAATPFVFTRRGSMYYDEDGDLAHEFYEETIVTKNGRKRAKLKRIHKNLIPQGIVKLEHPRIHVDFPVIICEV, encoded by the exons atgggcGCCAGCGGCTCCAAGTCGCGGGGGCTGTGGCCCTTCGcctccccggcggcgggcggcggcggcgccgagGGCCCCGGCGGGCAGCAGGCCCTGGCCCGGGCGCGGGCCGCGCGTGCCGCCACCCCCTTCGTTTTCACACGCCGCGG CTCCATGTATTACGATGAGGACGGGGATCTCGCCCACGAGTTCTACGAGGAGACAATCGTtaccaagaatgggaggaagcGTGCCAAGCTGAAGAGGATCCACAAGAACCTGATACCTCAG GGCATAGTGAAACTAGAGCACCCTCGCATTCACGTAGATTTCCCGGTGATCATCTGTGAGGTGTGA
- the TUSC2 gene encoding tumor suppressor candidate 2 isoform X1, translating to MGASGSKSRGLWPFASPAAGGGGAEGPGGQQALARARAARAATPFVFTRRGSMYYDEDGDLAHEFYEETIVTKNGRKRAKLKRIHKNLIPQVPDEKHRQPISASHAPAAARAVPGRAAPSFLALLSSGPAMRGSQPRRPRLSRDKFKGQSAFASRAAGQAYLA from the exons atgggcGCCAGCGGCTCCAAGTCGCGGGGGCTGTGGCCCTTCGcctccccggcggcgggcggcggcggcgccgagGGCCCCGGCGGGCAGCAGGCCCTGGCCCGGGCGCGGGCCGCGCGTGCCGCCACCCCCTTCGTTTTCACACGCCGCGG CTCCATGTATTACGATGAGGACGGGGATCTCGCCCACGAGTTCTACGAGGAGACAATCGTtaccaagaatgggaggaagcGTGCCAAGCTGAAGAGGATCCACAAGAACCTGATACCTCAG GTGCCGGATGAAAAGCACAGACAGCCCATATCTGCCAGTCACGCGCCAGCTGCTGCACGGGCAGTGCctggcagagcagctccctcctTTCTCGCCCTGCTGAGCTCCGGACCCGCCATGCGTGGCAGCCAGCCACGCCGCCCTCGGCTCTCCAGGGACAAGTTCAAAGGGCAAAGTGCTTTCGCTTCGCGTGCTGCTGGCCAGGCGTACCTGGCGTGA
- the RASSF1 gene encoding ras association domain-containing protein 1, whose amino-acid sequence MELIELRELQPEPRPGRGRLERTNALRISPARRPGPGPGAHPDPRLTAAPGAGHRFEPRRRGLHTWCDLCGDFVWGGGRKSLQCRHCSFTCHYRCRALVRLDCSGPPGAGDEDDGTEQALEKDTNVDEPSEWEKAELDQAQVEQRIKEYNSQINSNLFMSLNKDGSYTGFIKVQLKLVRPVSVPATKRVPSLQAGRPGPRTQGVKRRTSFYLPKGTVKHLHILSHTRASEVIDALLRKFTVVDNPRKFALFERSEKDEQVYLRKLADEEQPLRLRLLAGPSEKVLSFVLKENETGEVNWDAFTLPELHNFLRILQREEEEHVRRLRHRYARCRQKMQEALATHTPG is encoded by the exons ATGGAGCTCATCGAGCTGCGGGAGCTGCAGCCggagccgcggccgggccggggccgcctgGAACGGACCAACGCGTTGCGCATCAGCCCggcccgccggcccggccccggccccggagCGCACCCCGACCCGCGGCTGACGGCGGCACCGGGCGCTGGGCACCGCTTCGAGCCGCGGCGCCGCGGGCTCCACACCTGGTGCGACCTCTGCGGGGACTTCGTCTGGGGCGGCGGCAGGAAGAGCCTCCAGTGCCGCC aCTGCAGCTTCACCTGCCACTACCGGTGCCGGGCCCTGGTGCGGCTGGACTGCAGCGGCCCCCCGGGCGCAGGCGACGAGGACGATGGCACTGAGCAGGCGCTGGAGAAGGACACCAACGTG GATGAGCCCAGCGAGTGGGAGAAGGCAGAGCTGGACCAGGCGCAGGTGGAGCAGCGGATCAAGGAGTACAACAGCCAGATCAACAGCAACCTCTTCATGAGCCTG AACAAGGATGGCTCCTACACTGGCTTCATCAAGGTGCAGCTGAAGCTGGTGCGCCCCGTCTCGGTGCCAGCCACCAAGCGGGTCCCGTCCCTGcaggcggggcggccggggccgcgcACCCAGGGGGTGAAGCGCCGCACGTCCTTCTACCTGCCCAAGGGGACCGTCAAGCACCTGCACATCCTCTCACACACCCGCGCCAGCGAGGTCATTGACGCCCTCCTCCGCAAGTTCACCGTCGTCGACAACCCCCGCAAGTTCGCCCTCTTCGAGAGGTCCGAGAAGGATGAGCAAG TGTACCTGCGGAAGCTGGCCGATGAGGAGCAGCCCCTGCGGCTGCGGCTGCTGGCCGGCCCCAGTGAGAAGGTGCTCAGCTTCGTCCTGAAGGAGAATGAGACCGGGGAGGTGAAC TGGGACGCCTTCACGCTGCCGGAGCTGCACAACTTCCTGCGCATCCtgcagcgggaggaggaggagcacgTGCGCCGGCTGCGGCATCGCTACGCCCGCTGCCGCCAGAAGATGCAGGAGGCTCTGGCCACGCACACGCCAGGGTGA